The Thermonema lapsum genome window below encodes:
- the eno gene encoding phosphopyruvate hydratase — MSFIDHVHARQILDSRGNPTVEVDVITEDGFIGRAAVPSGASTGKYEAVELRDGDSTRYLGKGVLKAVENVNEIIAPELIGISVYEQKMIDHLLLEMDSTPNKSKLGANAILGVSLAVAKAAAAALHLPLYRYVGGVHAATLPVPMMNILNGGAHADNGIDFQEFMIMPVNAPSFSEALRMGTEVFHHLKNVLKAKGLSTNVGDEGGFAPNLKSNTEAIEVVLQAIEKAGYRPGEDVFIALDAASSEFYDEEAKVYRFKKSSGEELTAAEMVDFWKEWINKYPILSIEDGMAEDDWNGWQALTAAVGNKVQLVGDDLFVTNVERVREGIEKQVANAVLIKVNQIGTLTETIDTIELAKRHRYKNVMSHRSGETEDSTIADLAVALNTGQIKTGSASRSDRMAKYNQLLRIEEELGSAAYYPGKNF, encoded by the coding sequence ATGAGTTTTATCGACCACGTACATGCCCGCCAGATATTGGACTCCCGTGGCAACCCCACGGTCGAAGTAGATGTCATCACCGAAGATGGTTTTATTGGTCGTGCTGCTGTGCCTTCGGGCGCTTCTACTGGCAAATACGAAGCCGTAGAGTTGCGCGACGGCGACAGCACGCGATATTTAGGCAAGGGGGTGCTGAAAGCCGTGGAAAACGTAAACGAAATCATAGCGCCCGAACTGATTGGCATCTCGGTGTATGAGCAAAAGATGATAGACCATTTGTTGTTGGAAATGGATAGCACCCCCAATAAATCGAAACTGGGTGCCAATGCTATTTTAGGCGTTTCTTTGGCAGTAGCCAAAGCCGCCGCTGCCGCTTTGCATTTGCCTCTGTATCGTTATGTGGGTGGAGTACACGCAGCTACCTTGCCGGTGCCTATGATGAATATCTTGAATGGGGGAGCGCATGCAGATAACGGTATTGATTTCCAAGAGTTCATGATTATGCCTGTGAATGCCCCTTCTTTTAGCGAAGCGCTGCGTATGGGCACTGAGGTGTTCCATCACCTCAAGAATGTATTGAAAGCCAAAGGGCTTTCGACCAATGTGGGCGATGAAGGTGGCTTTGCCCCTAACCTTAAATCGAATACAGAAGCTATAGAAGTGGTGCTTCAGGCAATAGAAAAAGCAGGTTACCGCCCCGGAGAAGATGTCTTCATCGCTTTGGATGCCGCCAGCTCGGAATTTTACGACGAAGAAGCGAAGGTCTATCGCTTCAAAAAGTCAAGTGGCGAGGAGCTGACAGCCGCCGAAATGGTGGATTTCTGGAAAGAGTGGATAAACAAGTATCCGATTCTTTCTATTGAAGATGGTATGGCAGAGGATGACTGGAACGGGTGGCAAGCGCTTACGGCAGCCGTAGGCAATAAAGTGCAGTTGGTGGGTGATGACCTCTTCGTTACCAATGTAGAGCGTGTGCGTGAAGGTATAGAAAAGCAGGTGGCAAATGCCGTATTGATTAAAGTAAACCAAATAGGTACGCTTACCGAAACCATCGATACTATTGAATTGGCAAAACGCCACCGTTACAAAAATGTGATGTCGCATCGTTCGGGTGAAACCGAAGACAGCACCATTGCCGACTTAGCAGTGGCTTTGAATACCGGACAAATCAAGACAGGTTCGGCGTCACGCTCTGACCGTATGGCGAAGTACAACCAATTGCTGCGTATTGAGGAAGAATTGGGCAGCGCCGCTTACTATCCCGGTAAAAACTTTTAA
- a CDS encoding OmpH family outer membrane protein, with protein MKKLLLPLALSLFFFGSCQKQSEKADEQAQSVQAEVSAQKTEALPDIVYVNSDSLLAKYAFYKDAQKELEKKRKSFEQDLNSRVSSLERDIADFQQKANSMTLQQAKATEQSLIERQQNLAQYKQTLENQYLEEEFKMAEKLNKNLEDFMQRYAKEKGYKLILGYKPGVTVWYGDPSLDVTDEVVKLLNEEYKNQEKQADKSDKQKKSDKKTE; from the coding sequence ATGAAAAAACTTTTACTACCCTTGGCTCTCTCCCTATTTTTCTTCGGGTCATGTCAAAAACAAAGCGAAAAAGCCGATGAGCAAGCCCAAAGTGTCCAAGCCGAAGTAAGCGCACAAAAAACAGAAGCCTTACCCGACATTGTGTACGTAAACTCCGACAGCTTGCTTGCCAAATATGCCTTTTACAAAGACGCACAGAAAGAACTGGAAAAAAAACGCAAGTCGTTTGAACAAGACCTCAACAGCCGCGTAAGCAGCCTAGAGCGCGACATTGCCGACTTCCAGCAAAAAGCCAACAGCATGACACTACAGCAAGCCAAAGCCACCGAGCAGTCGCTTATTGAGCGTCAGCAAAATTTGGCACAATACAAGCAAACCCTCGAAAACCAATATCTGGAAGAGGAATTCAAGATGGCAGAAAAGCTCAACAAGAACTTGGAAGACTTCATGCAGCGCTATGCTAAGGAAAAAGGTTATAAACTGATTTTGGGCTACAAGCCGGGGGTTACGGTGTGGTATGGAGACCCCTCATTGGATGTAACCGACGAGGTGGTGAAGCTGCTCAACGAAGAATATAAAAACCAAGAAAAACAGGCAGATAAATCCGACAAGCAAAAAAAATCGGATAAAAAAACTGAGTAA
- the rpmB gene encoding 50S ribosomal protein L28 has product MARICQLTGKRPRVGNHVSHANNKTKRRFYPNLQKKRFYLPSEDRWIEMKVSTHALRIINRIGIEEALRKAKKKGTLNLKKDLISF; this is encoded by the coding sequence ATGGCAAGGATTTGTCAATTAACAGGGAAGCGTCCGCGTGTGGGGAACCACGTATCGCACGCTAACAATAAAACCAAACGTCGTTTCTATCCCAATTTGCAAAAGAAACGCTTTTATTTGCCTTCCGAAGACCGTTGGATTGAAATGAAGGTATCGACGCACGCCTTGCGCATCATCAACCGCATTGGTATTGAAGAAGCGCTGCGTAAAGCCAAAAAGAAGGGCACACTGAACCTGAAAAAAGACTTGATTTCTTTCTAA
- a CDS encoding alpha/beta fold hydrolase, whose product MRLLPKASVVLLIAGFCLFAFWAYAQVLPRRPFIGLDLRWSSEEELLVVERVHRGSAAERADLQPGDRLLSLDEVPLQSYGQLLEMISKHRKPGDKIRLTIQRNGQTLVKKLRLGEYPREHAADFDIDYREVFTPEGRLRCIVTIPRVPKPVPTVFFIQGIACQSIDNPFDTERASTQLLYELTRRGMATVRVEKFGIGDSEGPNCMEVDFNTERRAFLLALQQLKKYDFVDSTQVILLGHSVGGIIAVQIANKETVKGIVVYGTIGRRWTDYLLESRRRLSMMRGKAEAEMDEYLTGINRCNVQYFMLHQPKEEVAATNPAYERYLRLFDIRSDNYWFQLQEVNVPDEWSHYDSFVLSLWGEFDMASLEEDHRMIAHIVEKRNPGKAVFMRVPQADHGMRWATSHREVVAPYNPLIGYIVAQWIQSIIQNPWQSE is encoded by the coding sequence ATGCGACTTTTACCGAAGGCATCTGTTGTGCTGTTGATAGCAGGGTTTTGCCTCTTTGCTTTTTGGGCATATGCCCAAGTGCTTCCTCGACGCCCTTTTATTGGTTTGGATTTACGTTGGAGCTCTGAAGAAGAACTGTTGGTGGTGGAGCGTGTCCATCGTGGAAGCGCTGCCGAAAGAGCCGACTTGCAGCCCGGCGACCGCCTGTTAAGCCTCGATGAAGTGCCTTTGCAAAGCTATGGACAACTGCTTGAAATGATAAGCAAGCACCGAAAGCCCGGCGACAAAATAAGACTTACTATACAACGCAACGGACAGACCTTAGTCAAAAAGTTGCGCTTGGGGGAATACCCCAGAGAGCATGCTGCCGATTTCGATATAGACTATCGCGAGGTGTTTACCCCTGAGGGGCGCTTGCGTTGCATTGTAACCATCCCACGCGTACCCAAGCCCGTGCCTACGGTCTTTTTTATTCAAGGAATTGCCTGTCAAAGCATCGATAACCCCTTCGACACCGAACGGGCTTCTACCCAGCTGCTTTATGAGCTGACCCGCCGTGGCATGGCTACCGTGCGGGTAGAAAAGTTCGGTATTGGCGACAGCGAAGGTCCCAATTGCATGGAAGTGGACTTCAACACCGAGCGCCGTGCTTTTTTACTGGCACTGCAGCAGCTTAAAAAATATGATTTCGTGGACAGCACTCAAGTGATTCTGTTGGGGCATAGTGTAGGAGGAATCATTGCCGTGCAAATCGCCAATAAAGAAACCGTGAAAGGCATTGTAGTGTATGGAACTATTGGGCGTCGTTGGACCGACTATCTGCTGGAGTCGCGTCGTCGCCTGTCGATGATGCGCGGAAAAGCCGAAGCCGAAATGGATGAGTATTTGACAGGTATCAACCGCTGCAATGTGCAATATTTCATGCTGCATCAGCCCAAAGAGGAAGTAGCTGCTACCAATCCCGCTTATGAGCGTTATTTACGTTTGTTCGATATACGCAGCGATAACTATTGGTTTCAGCTGCAGGAAGTAAACGTGCCTGACGAATGGAGCCATTACGACAGCTTTGTATTGAGCTTGTGGGGAGAGTTCGACATGGCTTCACTCGAGGAAGACCATCGTATGATAGCCCATATTGTTGAAAAGAGGAATCCGGGCAAGGCTGTTTTTATGCGTGTACCGCAGGCTGACCACGGCATGCGTTGGGCTACTTCACATCGCGAAGTGGTGGCGCCTTACAACCCCCTTATTGGGTATATCGTGGCGCAGTGGATTCAAAGCATCATCCAAAACCCTTGGCAGTCTGAATAA